The following proteins are co-located in the Microbacterium immunditiarum genome:
- a CDS encoding ABC transporter ATP-binding protein — translation MTAHIRCVDLVRIYSAEGVEVQALQGLTLNVVRGELTAIVGASGSGKSTLLGILSGHDKPTAGSAHVAGHDLLTMSSRERTQYRRHTVGFVWQQASRNLVPYLTAGENIAMALAIGHAPRASRKERATALLELMGIDRLHDRRPPEMSGGEQQRVAIAVALANKPEVLFADEPTGELDEANSQLVFSSLRDVNQQLGTTILIVTHDEGVSAQVRRTVQIRDGRLSTEVHRRQAVDEHGQERIHAQEYAVLDRVGRLQLPADYLHALDMRDLVRLELETDHVAVHPTEPPDARPTESGEQR, via the coding sequence ATGACCGCCCACATCCGCTGCGTCGACCTCGTGCGCATCTACAGCGCCGAGGGCGTCGAAGTTCAGGCCCTTCAGGGGCTCACCCTGAACGTCGTGCGCGGCGAGCTCACGGCGATCGTCGGCGCATCCGGCTCGGGCAAGTCCACGCTCCTCGGGATCCTGTCGGGGCACGACAAGCCGACGGCGGGCTCCGCGCACGTCGCGGGGCACGACCTCCTCACGATGTCGAGCCGGGAGCGCACGCAGTACCGGCGGCACACGGTCGGCTTCGTGTGGCAGCAGGCGTCCAGGAACCTCGTCCCGTACCTGACCGCGGGCGAGAACATCGCGATGGCCCTCGCGATCGGACACGCTCCCCGCGCGTCCCGGAAGGAGCGCGCGACGGCCCTCCTCGAGCTCATGGGCATCGATCGACTCCACGATCGGCGCCCGCCGGAGATGTCGGGTGGCGAGCAGCAGCGCGTCGCGATCGCCGTCGCCCTTGCGAACAAGCCCGAGGTGCTCTTCGCGGATGAGCCCACGGGCGAGCTCGACGAGGCGAACTCGCAGCTCGTGTTCTCGTCGCTCCGCGACGTCAACCAGCAACTCGGCACGACGATCCTCATTGTGACCCACGACGAGGGCGTGTCGGCTCAGGTCCGCCGCACGGTGCAGATCCGCGACGGACGGCTGTCGACCGAGGTGCACCGCCGGCAGGCCGTCGACGAGCACGGACAGGAGCGGATCCACGCGCAGGAGTACGCCGTGCTCGATCGCGTCGGCAGGCTCCAGCTTCCGGCCGACTACCTGCACGCGCTCGACATGCGCGACCTCGTCCGCCTCGAGCTCGAGACCGACCACGTCGCGGTCCACCCGACCGAGCCTCCAGACGCGCGGCCGACCGAGAGCGGCGAGCAGCGATGA
- a CDS encoding FtsX-like permease family protein, whose protein sequence is MSARSRYGTMGLLVRHARRGIVATLLMAALVAVSVFAVAAAPRAVARLGTEEVRRTVAAMPPIVHDLRGVGRVGLPIGLAGTPAPRLVAPTDGAIGLFLDDLPEPVASMAGEPHWVASTPSGDALRTDGEPASRFILRLATDPRWLEQVRIVSGDPPAAWEGDENEPAEQPPIDIAVSTAVASEAGVEVGDSLRFGGLQLRVTGLYEPNDETDAYWTHFSDLAAPLVEREPGSTPIVRASVYVDPGSLGGLTTSIPDGSLVAWIPLDDSPLTAANASTVAAQLRAAVAADIALPYGGRLTFGTALADELEEAIGRTGTVAGLLALGASGLLGVLLAVFALGIGSIVDRRRPVLALARARGASEPEVRAAMALEGLAIAMPAMALGIAAAVAVIPEPVGADAWVLPIIVGAAVPVLFPLLSGPRPFRAEREDGRAAAGDRRIRMIAEIAVVGLAVVSIALLARRGIDPPGDAGGVDPLILLAPLLIAAALCIGALRLYPIPLRLVLAGRRGRDGAIALLGSARAVRSPVFGFAASFALLLGVSVVVFSAVLGSTLREAIVAGTRDRVGADVQISAANLGPEVIAAIGRMDGVDDVVALAPVTGVRVLGHAGTATVTLVAADTAALHRVRPDIPAADAPRDGTVPLVVSSGALARAGSDPRIGNADVEAVAELPPEALPGGARAWAIIDTRLAADVGRADIETERLLVGLRDDADAATVAARIEEAVSAAQSDDRLGTVSVLSAQLLLDEARSSPLTRGVEASLPWVSAAALLLTLIGVALATVATSGTRGRTVAVLRILGADARQQRGVLLWELAPPVVASVLVGTAVGFALPAVLSQVIDLRPFVGGTAPPAPTVDPASISLALGAVLLFAFAAGAVAFFVGRRISVATTLKMGER, encoded by the coding sequence ATGAGCGCGCGTTCCCGGTACGGCACGATGGGCCTGCTCGTTCGTCACGCACGGCGAGGCATCGTCGCGACGCTGCTCATGGCGGCGCTCGTCGCGGTGTCGGTCTTCGCGGTGGCGGCCGCGCCCCGCGCGGTCGCGCGCCTGGGCACCGAGGAGGTACGGCGGACGGTCGCGGCGATGCCGCCCATCGTGCACGACCTGCGCGGGGTCGGTCGGGTCGGCCTGCCCATCGGCCTGGCGGGGACTCCGGCCCCGCGCCTCGTCGCCCCGACGGACGGCGCGATCGGGCTCTTCCTCGACGATCTGCCCGAGCCTGTGGCGTCCATGGCGGGCGAGCCGCACTGGGTCGCGAGCACGCCGTCGGGCGACGCCCTGCGCACGGACGGCGAACCGGCCTCGCGGTTCATCCTGCGCCTCGCGACGGATCCTCGGTGGCTCGAGCAGGTCCGCATCGTGTCGGGCGACCCGCCGGCGGCGTGGGAGGGCGACGAGAACGAGCCGGCCGAACAGCCGCCGATCGACATCGCGGTGTCGACAGCCGTCGCCTCGGAGGCCGGCGTCGAGGTCGGCGACAGTCTCCGGTTCGGCGGGCTCCAACTGCGGGTCACGGGGCTCTACGAGCCGAACGATGAGACGGATGCCTACTGGACGCACTTCTCCGACCTCGCGGCGCCGCTCGTCGAGCGCGAGCCCGGGTCGACGCCGATCGTGCGCGCGTCGGTGTACGTCGATCCCGGCTCACTCGGCGGGCTCACAACGAGCATCCCCGACGGGTCCCTCGTCGCGTGGATCCCGCTCGACGACTCCCCGCTGACCGCCGCCAACGCATCGACGGTCGCCGCGCAGCTGCGCGCGGCGGTTGCGGCCGACATCGCCCTCCCGTACGGCGGACGCCTCACGTTCGGCACGGCGCTCGCCGACGAGCTCGAGGAGGCGATCGGCCGCACGGGCACCGTCGCGGGGCTGCTGGCGCTCGGCGCATCCGGTCTTCTCGGTGTTCTCCTCGCGGTCTTCGCCCTCGGGATCGGGTCGATCGTGGACCGCCGGAGACCTGTGCTCGCCCTCGCGCGTGCCCGGGGTGCGAGCGAGCCGGAGGTCCGGGCCGCGATGGCCCTCGAGGGGCTCGCCATCGCGATGCCGGCCATGGCGCTCGGGATCGCGGCGGCCGTCGCGGTGATCCCCGAGCCGGTGGGTGCGGATGCCTGGGTGCTCCCGATCATCGTTGGCGCGGCGGTGCCCGTCCTGTTCCCGCTCCTGTCCGGGCCGCGACCGTTCCGCGCTGAACGCGAGGACGGTCGGGCGGCTGCAGGAGATCGTCGCATCCGCATGATCGCGGAGATCGCGGTCGTCGGCCTCGCCGTCGTTTCGATCGCGCTGCTCGCGCGCCGCGGGATCGACCCCCCGGGCGACGCGGGCGGTGTCGACCCGTTGATCCTCCTCGCGCCGCTGCTCATCGCCGCCGCGCTGTGCATCGGCGCCCTGCGGCTGTATCCGATCCCGCTGCGGCTGGTGCTGGCGGGTCGTCGCGGGCGCGACGGCGCGATCGCCCTGCTCGGCTCGGCGCGTGCGGTCCGCTCCCCCGTGTTCGGGTTCGCGGCGTCGTTCGCGCTGCTCCTGGGGGTGTCGGTCGTCGTCTTCTCGGCTGTCCTCGGCTCGACGCTGCGGGAGGCCATCGTGGCGGGCACGCGCGACCGCGTCGGCGCGGACGTGCAGATCAGTGCGGCGAACCTCGGGCCCGAGGTGATCGCGGCGATCGGCCGTATGGATGGCGTCGACGACGTGGTGGCGCTCGCGCCCGTGACGGGCGTGCGCGTGCTGGGGCACGCCGGCACGGCGACGGTCACGCTCGTCGCGGCCGACACCGCCGCCCTGCACCGCGTGCGCCCCGATATCCCTGCGGCCGACGCTCCTCGCGACGGCACGGTCCCCCTCGTCGTCTCGAGCGGCGCCCTCGCGCGGGCCGGCTCCGATCCGCGCATCGGGAACGCCGACGTCGAGGCGGTCGCCGAACTGCCGCCGGAAGCCCTGCCCGGCGGGGCGCGCGCGTGGGCGATCATCGACACGCGGTTGGCCGCGGACGTCGGTCGCGCCGACATCGAGACCGAGCGGCTGCTCGTGGGACTGCGCGACGACGCCGACGCCGCGACCGTCGCGGCCCGCATCGAGGAGGCCGTGTCGGCCGCACAGTCCGACGACCGGCTCGGCACCGTGAGCGTGCTGTCGGCGCAGCTGCTGCTCGATGAAGCGCGATCATCCCCGCTCACACGAGGTGTGGAAGCGTCCCTGCCGTGGGTGTCCGCCGCGGCGCTGCTGCTGACGCTCATCGGCGTCGCCCTCGCCACCGTCGCCACCTCCGGCACCCGTGGGCGAACGGTCGCCGTCCTGCGGATCCTCGGCGCCGACGCACGCCAGCAGCGCGGCGTGCTGCTGTGGGAACTCGCTCCCCCGGTGGTCGCGTCCGTGCTCGTCGGCACCGCCGTGGGCTTCGCGCTGCCCGCCGTGCTCTCGCAGGTGATCGATCTGAGGCCTTTCGTCGGAGGCACCGCGCCGCCAGCGCCGACGGTCGATCCCGCGTCGATCTCCCTCGCTCTGGGAGCCGTCCTGCTGTTCGCGTTCGCGGCCGGCGCGGTGGCGTTCTTCGTCGGGCGTCGCATATCCGTCGCCACCACGCTCAAGATGGGAGAGAGATGA
- a CDS encoding FtsX-like permease family protein: MRWFRRARPHGAVFAAVAVVAALVTGTVIALLGALDAAADDGVRRGLATRSGADLALRATLPAAGDVEAQDAAMRAAISRALASLSTPPEVSRSAVAEAAVEVPGPLERLEALVLIDEGLQGHAELVDGRWAAGAGELTMQADAAAALALGVGDTVVVAGTPTLLTGTWQVTDALDPRWLGDERITDGRGRAAVPIVLGEVDVRALESERVHWTVAPDVTRVTAADLAAAQTGWPRLRSALRAEGVDPARLSTTGGFTDTAAELLAQVQGMRAIAPVVLLLVATAAVVTIAELARLAGASRAPELALLWSRGRSATANAVEAASLGAGAAVIGGVVGTFAAWASAAWWGRPSSVPLPTVSSTVAMLALVAAAGFWIGAARASRPHGADASGAGRASRLVAPGAAVLLTLAAATAVWQLQLYGSPITVQADGEASVDPVTAFAPALALVAIVFVGLTALPAMMRPFERLSRRSAATGMLTAHNVSRRLPRLTASIVVVGVATGTLVTAAAYQATWADGFERVSAFRSGADILATASGGGFRPQQLEVLDARPSVAAVFPLQHAQLQVRDGSAALVAAPPAALPTLVAPVREAIDADALAESLPVDAPGVVIPEGVEAVVLEADTRHLSADPVVTVLVLDSGGRLTRVTAEVSGSGDPATGRSITATSPVPASARDGHAQVLAVDVDLADDAVIADEARFVPTAWTDATGGSLTAFAERQWSPRGGEMVIVAPLPLSEGGFGAAPGVTNVRLMPDADDSAGLFRPPIAVTRSLADRYDLAIGDTFSFAVERSYARIDGEVVAIVPAVPSAGDADAVLIDLTVLQLDAVLTTEFPRAPNALWIQEAETDAAADVRRALPPNTALSYADDSAERAVVGSAALAVWGAGALCCLLALVTLAAVASAEHRARMPEIGLLRALGFRAREQASSRRGEWIAVLACAVIIGLLAGFVVGALTVPQLASAAIPGVDLGLGTPLRLDVTGLAIALAALVLVCAASVTWVSASVARDARIVRGPEGLR, encoded by the coding sequence GTGAGGTGGTTCAGGCGGGCCCGCCCGCACGGCGCCGTCTTCGCCGCCGTCGCGGTCGTCGCGGCGCTCGTCACCGGCACGGTCATCGCGCTCCTGGGCGCGCTCGACGCGGCCGCCGACGACGGGGTCCGGCGCGGTCTCGCGACCCGCTCCGGCGCCGACCTCGCCCTTCGCGCGACCCTTCCCGCCGCAGGCGACGTCGAGGCGCAGGACGCCGCGATGCGCGCGGCGATCTCGCGCGCGCTCGCCTCCCTGTCGACGCCGCCCGAGGTCTCCCGCTCGGCCGTGGCGGAGGCCGCCGTCGAGGTCCCCGGCCCGCTCGAGCGGCTCGAAGCACTGGTGCTCATCGACGAGGGTCTGCAGGGTCATGCGGAGCTCGTCGACGGACGGTGGGCCGCGGGTGCCGGCGAACTGACGATGCAGGCGGATGCCGCGGCCGCCCTCGCCCTCGGAGTCGGCGACACCGTGGTCGTCGCCGGCACGCCGACGCTGCTCACGGGCACGTGGCAGGTCACCGACGCGCTCGACCCGCGGTGGCTCGGAGACGAGCGCATCACCGACGGGCGCGGCCGTGCCGCCGTTCCGATCGTGCTCGGCGAGGTCGACGTACGCGCGCTGGAATCGGAGCGCGTGCACTGGACCGTGGCTCCCGACGTGACGAGGGTCACCGCGGCCGACCTCGCCGCCGCGCAGACGGGATGGCCGCGCCTGCGCTCCGCGCTTCGCGCCGAGGGCGTCGACCCCGCGCGCCTGTCGACGACCGGCGGCTTCACCGACACCGCTGCCGAGCTGCTGGCTCAGGTGCAGGGCATGCGGGCGATCGCACCCGTCGTGCTGCTGCTGGTCGCGACCGCCGCCGTCGTGACCATTGCGGAGCTCGCGCGGCTCGCCGGTGCGAGCCGCGCACCCGAGCTGGCCCTGCTGTGGTCACGGGGCCGCTCCGCGACCGCCAACGCGGTCGAGGCGGCTTCGCTCGGGGCGGGAGCGGCCGTGATCGGCGGGGTCGTCGGCACGTTCGCCGCCTGGGCGTCGGCTGCGTGGTGGGGTCGCCCGTCGAGTGTGCCGCTGCCCACCGTGTCGTCGACCGTCGCGATGCTCGCGCTCGTCGCCGCGGCGGGCTTCTGGATCGGAGCCGCGCGAGCGTCGCGGCCGCACGGCGCCGACGCGAGCGGTGCAGGACGGGCGAGCCGTCTCGTCGCCCCCGGCGCCGCGGTGCTCCTGACGCTCGCGGCGGCGACCGCGGTGTGGCAGCTGCAGCTGTACGGCTCGCCGATCACCGTGCAGGCGGACGGCGAGGCATCCGTCGACCCCGTCACCGCGTTCGCGCCCGCCCTCGCCCTCGTCGCGATCGTCTTCGTCGGGCTCACCGCCCTGCCGGCGATGATGCGCCCGTTCGAGCGGCTGTCTCGCCGGTCGGCCGCCACGGGCATGCTCACGGCGCACAACGTCTCGCGCCGGCTGCCGCGCCTCACCGCGTCGATCGTCGTTGTGGGGGTTGCGACCGGCACGCTCGTCACGGCCGCCGCGTACCAGGCGACGTGGGCCGACGGGTTCGAGCGCGTGAGCGCGTTCCGGTCGGGCGCCGACATCCTCGCGACCGCCTCCGGAGGCGGGTTCAGACCGCAGCAGCTCGAGGTGCTCGACGCGCGGCCGTCCGTCGCCGCCGTCTTTCCTCTCCAGCACGCGCAGCTGCAGGTGCGCGACGGCAGTGCGGCGCTCGTCGCCGCACCGCCGGCGGCTCTTCCGACGCTCGTCGCGCCGGTGCGTGAGGCCATCGACGCGGATGCCCTCGCCGAGTCGCTGCCCGTGGACGCGCCGGGGGTCGTGATCCCGGAGGGCGTCGAGGCCGTGGTGCTCGAGGCCGACACCCGGCACCTCTCCGCCGATCCTGTCGTCACCGTGCTCGTGCTCGACAGCGGCGGGCGACTCACGCGCGTGACGGCCGAAGTCTCGGGATCAGGCGATCCGGCGACCGGACGCTCCATCACGGCGACATCGCCGGTGCCCGCCTCCGCCCGCGACGGGCACGCGCAGGTGCTGGCGGTCGACGTCGACCTGGCGGACGACGCGGTCATCGCCGATGAGGCGCGCTTCGTCCCGACGGCGTGGACGGACGCGACCGGGGGATCCCTCACCGCGTTCGCGGAGCGGCAGTGGTCGCCGCGCGGCGGCGAGATGGTGATCGTCGCTCCCCTGCCTCTCTCCGAAGGCGGGTTCGGAGCCGCACCGGGCGTGACGAACGTGCGGCTCATGCCCGACGCCGATGACTCGGCCGGGCTCTTCCGACCGCCGATCGCTGTCACGCGGTCGCTCGCAGATCGCTACGACCTCGCCATCGGCGACACGTTCTCGTTCGCGGTCGAGCGCTCATACGCCCGCATCGACGGCGAGGTGGTCGCGATCGTGCCGGCGGTCCCGTCCGCGGGCGACGCGGACGCGGTGCTCATCGACCTCACGGTGCTCCAGCTCGACGCGGTGCTCACGACCGAGTTCCCCCGCGCGCCGAACGCCCTGTGGATCCAGGAGGCAGAGACGGATGCCGCGGCCGACGTCCGCCGCGCCCTCCCGCCCAACACCGCGCTGAGCTACGCCGACGATTCGGCGGAGCGCGCCGTCGTCGGCTCGGCCGCGCTCGCCGTGTGGGGGGCGGGCGCGCTGTGCTGCCTGCTCGCACTCGTCACCCTCGCTGCGGTCGCGAGCGCCGAGCATCGCGCGCGCATGCCGGAGATCGGACTGCTTCGCGCGCTCGGGTTCCGTGCGCGCGAACAGGCGTCGAGCCGAAGGGGCGAGTGGATCGCGGTGCTGGCGTGCGCCGTCATCATCGGACTCCTCGCCGGATTCGTCGTCGGGGCGCTGACCGTTCCGCAGCTCGCCAGCGCGGCCATCCCGGGCGTCGACCTCGGGCTCGGCACGCCGCTCCGCCTGGATGTCACGGGACTGGCGATCGCGCTCGCCGCGCTCGTGCTCGTGTGCGCGGCATCCGTCACGTGGGTGTCGGCGAGCGTCGCCCGTGACGCACGCATCGTTAGAGGACCGGAGGGGCTGCGATGA
- a CDS encoding class I SAM-dependent methyltransferase, with protein sequence MTTPATDEARTPRAEAFSARLFEALVPAMELLCVELGMRGGLYAALQTLGSATVADLARETGIVERYAREWLEQQTAAGILEVAEDGDAETRRYTLPAAHADVLLDSENPYSMAGAGSFLVGMANVFDAVVADFEKGEGVAYSDYGAAVRDAISSLNRPAFSLALGEWMQAVPDLDERLRTRPSVIVDAGCGTGWSTLALARTYPLARVIGIDLDEASVEDARANVAGTEFGDRVEFLRADAGDADAVRRVVPGPIALATVFEALHDMNGPVRTLRALGSLLEPGGAIVIGDEKVADEFTPDGDFLERLNYGFSVLHCLPATIAEGQDEANGTVMRAPTVERWAREAGFTRFEVLSVEHELWSFYRLGAA encoded by the coding sequence ATGACAACGCCCGCCACGGACGAAGCCCGAACACCTCGCGCGGAGGCGTTCTCCGCCCGCCTTTTCGAGGCACTCGTGCCCGCGATGGAGCTGCTGTGCGTCGAACTGGGGATGCGGGGCGGCCTCTACGCCGCCCTCCAGACACTCGGATCCGCGACGGTCGCCGACCTCGCTCGCGAGACCGGCATCGTCGAGAGATACGCACGCGAATGGCTCGAGCAGCAGACCGCCGCGGGGATCCTCGAGGTCGCCGAAGACGGCGACGCCGAGACCCGGCGATACACGCTGCCCGCGGCGCATGCCGACGTGCTGCTCGACAGCGAGAACCCCTACTCCATGGCGGGCGCCGGCTCGTTCCTCGTCGGCATGGCGAACGTGTTCGACGCGGTCGTGGCTGACTTCGAGAAAGGCGAGGGCGTCGCCTACAGCGACTACGGCGCCGCCGTGCGGGATGCGATCTCGTCGCTCAACCGTCCGGCGTTCTCGCTCGCACTGGGGGAGTGGATGCAGGCCGTGCCCGACCTCGACGAGCGGCTCCGCACGAGACCCTCGGTCATCGTCGACGCGGGGTGCGGCACCGGCTGGTCGACGCTCGCCCTCGCGCGCACCTACCCGCTCGCTCGCGTCATCGGGATCGACCTCGACGAGGCATCCGTCGAGGACGCCCGCGCCAACGTCGCCGGCACCGAGTTCGGTGACCGGGTCGAGTTCCTGCGCGCCGACGCGGGTGACGCGGATGCGGTGCGCCGGGTCGTCCCGGGGCCCATCGCCCTCGCGACCGTGTTCGAGGCGCTCCACGACATGAACGGGCCCGTGCGGACGCTGCGCGCGCTCGGATCGCTCCTCGAGCCCGGAGGTGCGATCGTCATCGGCGACGAGAAGGTCGCCGACGAGTTCACCCCCGATGGCGACTTCCTCGAGCGCCTCAATTACGGCTTCAGCGTGCTGCACTGCCTCCCGGCGACGATCGCCGAGGGACAGGACGAGGCCAACGGAACGGTGATGCGGGCGCCGACGGTCGAGCGGTGGGCTCGCGAGGCCGGGTTCACCCGATTCGAGGTGCTGTCCGTCGAGCACGAGCTGTGGAGCTTCTACCGCCTCGGAGCCGCGTGA